The sequence below is a genomic window from Halostella salina.
TGTCGTTGTGGATCTCGATGGCGCGGTCGACGTCGCCCTCGTACTCCACCAGCGCGACGTGGGGGCCGAACACCTCCTCCTTGAGACAGCGCAGGTCCTCGTCGTAGTCGACCTCGTAGACGAACGGCCCGACCCAGTTCCCGTCCTCGTGGCCCTCCGGGATCTCCTCGGCGTCCAGTTCCGCCCGGTCGACCAGCACGTTCGCGCCCTCCTGCTCGGCCAGGTCGTTGTACCGCTGGATCTTCTCGACGTGGCCCGGCTCGATGGCCGGCCCCATGAACGTGTCCTCCTCGAGCGGGTCGCCGACGGCGACCTGCTCGGCGACCTCGACGAACCGCTCCTTGAACTCGTCGTACACGTCCGAATGAACGATCAGCCGCTCGGAGGAGACGCAGCGCTGCCCCGTCGTCTTGAAGCTCGACATCACCGCCGAGTGGACGGCGATGTCCAGGTCGGCCTCCTCGGTGATCACGATGCCGTTCTTGCCGCCCATCTCACAGGCCGCGAGCTTGCCGGGCGTGCCGCCGACCTTGCTGGCGACCTCCTGGCCGACCTCCGCCGAACCGGTGAAGAGGACGGTGTCGGTGCGGTCGTCCTCGACGATGGCGTTGCCCGCGTCGCCGAAGCCCTGCACCATGTTGAACACGCCGTCGGGGATGCCGGCGTCCTCGAACATCTCGGCGATGATCTGGCCACACCACGGCGTCTGCTCGGCGGGCTTCCAGACGACGGTGTTGCCCTCGACCAGCGAGACGGCCATGTGCCAGAACGGAATGGCGACCGGGAAGTTCCACGGCGTGATACAGCCGACGACGCCCCGCGGTTTGCGGCGCATGTAGGCGTCTTTCTCGGGGATCTCGGAGGGCACGACGTCGCCTTTCGGGTGGCGGGCGTCGCCGGCGGCCCACTCGACCATGTGCCACGCTTCGGTCACGTCGGCTTTCCCCTCGCTGATCTCCTTGCCGCACTCCTTGGTGACGACCTCACCCAGTTCCTGGTGTCGGTCCCGCAGTTCGTGGTAGATATCCCAGAGGTACTCCGCCCGCTCGATCCGGGAGAGTTCGCGCCACTCCTCGAAGGCCTCGTCGGCGGCGGCCATCGCGCGGTCGATGTCCGCCTCGGTGCCCCGGCGGAACTCGCCCAGCGTCTCGCCCGTCGCCGGATTTTCGCTCTCGAACGTCTCCGTTCCCTCGCCGTCGGTCCACTCGCCGTCGATGTAGTGGCGGTAGGTCTCCTGGCCGGTCTGTTGACTCATGCGTGGCAAAAATTGGATCGTCCACAATTAAAAAATCATCTAGTCCGTCGCCGGGCGGCGGCCCGCCGGGTCGACCGGCGACCCCGTCAACCGCTGGCGTCGGCGACCTTCTCGATCTCGCCTTTCAGCCGTTCGGCGTCGAAGTCGTGGTCCGGGCGGACGTTGACGAAGTCGAGGAACTCGCGGGCGTCGAGCAGGTCGCCCGGCGAGTACGCGTCCAGCGCGAGTTCGACGACGGTTCGCGTGCCGAGCATCGGTTCGAGCGTCGCCAGCGCGGAGGCCAGGTCGTACGCCCGTGCGTTGGCGATCCCGTCCTCGCGGACGCTCGTCGCGTCGATGAAGTACACCTCGCCGCCCTTGACGAGGACGTTCTCGCCCCGGAGGTCGCCGTGGGCCAGTCCGTCGTCGTGCATCCGCCACAGGTGTTCGAACAGCTCCGGCGTGAGTCGGCGGGCCTCGTCGGCGGCAACGTCGTCGAACGTCCGGAAGTCGTCCAGATACTCCAGCACGAGCACGCCGTGCCCGTCGACCTCGAACGCCTCGACCGGTTCGGGGGCGTTGACACCGATCTCACGCATCCGGACCGTCGCGGCGAGTTCGCGCTCGGCCATCTCCAGTGGGCTTCCGACGTGGTCGAAAAACCCCTCGCGGCCGCTGGTGACCGCGCCGAGGTTGCGGCCGGTCGTGAACACGGCGTGGACGAACGCGTTCTGCCGGGAAACGATCTTCACGAACCA
It includes:
- a CDS encoding aldehyde dehydrogenase family protein, with product MSQQTGQETYRHYIDGEWTDGEGTETFESENPATGETLGEFRRGTEADIDRAMAAADEAFEEWRELSRIERAEYLWDIYHELRDRHQELGEVVTKECGKEISEGKADVTEAWHMVEWAAGDARHPKGDVVPSEIPEKDAYMRRKPRGVVGCITPWNFPVAIPFWHMAVSLVEGNTVVWKPAEQTPWCGQIIAEMFEDAGIPDGVFNMVQGFGDAGNAIVEDDRTDTVLFTGSAEVGQEVASKVGGTPGKLAACEMGGKNGIVITEEADLDIAVHSAVMSSFKTTGQRCVSSERLIVHSDVYDEFKERFVEVAEQVAVGDPLEEDTFMGPAIEPGHVEKIQRYNDLAEQEGANVLVDRAELDAEEIPEGHEDGNWVGPFVYEVDYDEDLRCLKEEVFGPHVALVEYEGDVDRAIEIHND
- a CDS encoding RIO1 family regulatory kinase/ATPase domain-containing protein, with the translated sequence MEVRDLVRGTVDWAATEAVARELADRTGRDEVRVEFLDADNWLSTPCVVDEEWFVKIVSRQNAFVHAVFTTGRNLGAVTSGREGFFDHVGSPLEMAERELAATVRMREIGVNAPEPVEAFEVDGHGVLVLEYLDDFRTFDDVAADEARRLTPELFEHLWRMHDDGLAHGDLRGENVLVKGGEVYFIDATSVREDGIANARAYDLASALATLEPMLGTRTVVELALDAYSPGDLLDAREFLDFVNVRPDHDFDAERLKGEIEKVADASG